Within the Desulfovibrio oxyclinae DSM 11498 genome, the region GGTCCACGGTGAGCAGCAGATCCTGTTCCGCAGCCGCCTTGATGGCGGTGAGGGTGATCACGCCGGTTTCGACGGAGATGGTCCGTTCTTCGGGGTTCACGTCCAGAACCTTTTTGAAGCGGGCCAGCGAGAGCACCACGCTCCTGTTGGCGGTGGGGATGGCCCCGCCGGTCAACCCGGTGCCGCCGCCGCGCGGAATGACGGAGAAGCCCATTTCGTCGGCGAGCTTCACGATGCGCCTGATCTGCTCTTCGGTTTCCGGGTAGAGCACGAGCATGGGCAGTTCCATGCGCAGGTCGGTGGCGTCGGTACAGGACTGCACGAGATGCAGCGGATCGTCGCCGATGCCGTTGCGGTCCATGAATCCGCGCAGCCGCTGGACGAGTTCGCCCCTGAAGGCGGTGTCCGCGTCGAAGGAGCGCCAGAATTCACGGATGCCCGCGGACAGTATCTTGGGGTATTCTCCGGACATGAGGGGGCGCGACATGTTCAGCCGGCGCTCTACGCTCTTGCGGACCAGCTCCGGGTCCACGAAGGGATTATAGCGAACCATGAAGAGCTCGGCAGCCAGTTCCGAAGCCAGCTTGCGGACGGACTCGGGCCATTCGGCAACCTGTTCCATGTCCACCATGCCGAAAACGCGGCTGAAGAGCTGTTCATCCGATATGGAAATATGAGGGCCTGTGTGTGCCATGTATGATTCAACCTTTTCCTTGCGCGAAACGGCGCGGTTGAGTGACGGTCGAAGAAGAGAGGAACTATAGGCACCGGAACGCTTGTTGGCAACCCCCGGACATCCGCAAAACCCCGGTGGGCCGCGCTTTTCGATGGGAAAAAGCCCCTTGTGCGCTCCCGGTTTCGCATGTCGCTTTGCAGTTGGGCGGCAGTGCGCGAAACGCGGTTTTGTCTTGTTCGTGTTGCGCAAAACGCAGCAAGGCTAGTGAAGATGGGTCAAAACGGCTTTTGCATCATGTTGGAGTTGGTCGTGCGCTTTTCTTTGACAACCTTCCAGAAATTATCCAAAAGTCGGAAGCGTCAGCATTTGGCGAACAATCCGGTAATCCCGATGAAGCGAAAGGAAAAATGACCGCATTCACGAAAGACATCATCTTCTTTCACGTCCCGAAGGCGGCGGGGACATCCTTTTACAGTCGTCTTGCCGCGAGCGTCGGCGGCAGGCCGGTGCTCTTTCGCCACATCGAAGAGGGTGCATTCAAAAAGGAGCTGGCAGATGCCCGGCCCAAAGTCTGGAGCGCACACCCCAGCGGTGATTTTGGACGCTGGCAGCGTCTTTTGAAAGAGCGGCCCGAGGCCTCGAAGGTGACGTTTCTCCGCGAGCCGGTTGACCGTTACGTCTCGGAGTACTGCTTTCGCGAAGGGGAATACCGTTCGATGGAGATTGATCTGGCGGATACGCTTGCGCTTGACCCGCTTCACCATCTGATGGTGGACAATCTACAAACCAAGATTCTCGCCTCCATGGGTGGGCCGAGGGACTATTCCAAACCTGCCACGCAGGCGGATCTCGACACCGCCAAGGGCAATTTGATCAGACACGTTCTCTTTGGGCTGCTGGAACACTATGAGGAATCCTGCCATCGCATTGCGGAACGCCTCCAACTGAACCTGACTGAGGACGCCAGAGTGATGAATGTCAACGCAAAACGGCAAAGGCTCGATGCGTTGCCTGCCGAACTCGTGGAGCGCATCGAACTGCACAATCTCTACGACCTCGACCTCTACGACTTCGCCCTCACGCTCTTTCTGGGGCGT harbors:
- a CDS encoding sulfotransferase family 2 domain-containing protein is translated as MTAFTKDIIFFHVPKAAGTSFYSRLAASVGGRPVLFRHIEEGAFKKELADARPKVWSAHPSGDFGRWQRLLKERPEASKVTFLREPVDRYVSEYCFREGEYRSMEIDLADTLALDPLHHLMVDNLQTKILASMGGPRDYSKPATQADLDTAKGNLIRHVLFGLLEHYEESCHRIAERLQLNLTEDARVMNVNAKRQRLDALPAELVERIELHNLYDLDLYDFALTLFLGRRGR